From a region of the Constantimarinum furrinae genome:
- a CDS encoding UbiA prenyltransferase family protein, with product MDLLNRVFRFYINSSIHVSLAVCALVALSVLEYSISVSFYFWGFVFFGSISGYNFVKYAEVAGLHHRSLAQSLKTIQIFSFFCFAVLLYCVFHVNLKVLFASGILGLFTLCYAVPVLKGKSFRTINGLKIYIVALVWAGVTVILPLIASEENLHSDHWISFVQRAMIVLVLTLPFEIRDLKYDVKSLGTIPQKLGILNTKILGTAILVSTLILEIVKTEREFSYTGSLFFLGVLLVGALWASRKEQSTYFASFWVEGIPLVWLGVYCLLRQFLL from the coding sequence GTGGATCTTCTAAATCGTGTTTTCAGGTTTTACATTAACAGCAGCATACATGTTAGCTTAGCGGTTTGTGCTTTAGTTGCTTTGAGTGTGTTAGAGTATTCCATAAGCGTTTCCTTCTATTTTTGGGGTTTTGTTTTTTTTGGAAGCATTTCGGGATATAATTTTGTGAAATATGCCGAAGTCGCCGGACTCCATCATCGTAGTCTGGCGCAGTCATTAAAGACCATTCAGATATTTTCTTTCTTCTGTTTCGCAGTCTTGCTTTATTGTGTGTTTCATGTCAATTTAAAGGTGCTTTTTGCAAGCGGAATTTTGGGGCTCTTTACCTTGTGCTATGCCGTTCCGGTTTTGAAAGGAAAGAGCTTTAGGACGATCAACGGACTAAAGATATACATCGTCGCCTTGGTTTGGGCCGGGGTAACAGTAATATTGCCGCTCATTGCTTCAGAAGAGAATCTTCATTCAGATCATTGGATCTCCTTTGTTCAACGAGCGATGATCGTTCTCGTTCTCACTTTACCTTTCGAAATACGCGATCTTAAATATGATGTGAAGTCACTGGGGACTATTCCGCAGAAATTGGGAATTTTAAATACAAAGATACTTGGAACAGCAATTCTAGTGAGTACACTCATACTTGAAATAGTAAAGACTGAAAGAGAATTCTCATATACAGGAAGCCTGTTTTTTTTGGGAGTATTGTTGGTAGGAGCATTATGGGCTAGCAGAAAGGAGCAATCAACTTATTTTGCTTCGTTTTGGGTAGAAGGGATTCCGTTAGTGTGGCTGGGAGTCTACTGTTTACTGAGACAATTCTTGTTGTAG
- a CDS encoding class I SAM-dependent methyltransferase gives MYEGKFPKKRYKHTLQFLKKHIAPGARILDLGVTNPFSEIMKEHGFQVTNTGGEDLDLDTTVVKSEKYDVVTAFEIFEHLVSPFNVIQDIKADKLVASVPLKLWFASAYRSKTDERDRHYHEFEDWQFDWLLEKAGWHIKKREKFTNPVKKIGIRPILRRFTPRYYLVYAERLS, from the coding sequence ATGTACGAAGGTAAATTTCCCAAAAAACGATATAAGCACACCCTACAGTTCTTAAAAAAACACATTGCTCCTGGAGCTAGAATTCTCGATCTGGGAGTGACGAATCCATTTTCTGAAATTATGAAAGAACATGGCTTTCAGGTAACAAATACTGGAGGTGAAGATCTGGATCTCGACACTACTGTTGTAAAATCGGAAAAATATGACGTGGTCACTGCTTTTGAGATCTTTGAACATCTGGTTTCTCCATTTAATGTAATTCAGGATATAAAAGCTGATAAATTAGTAGCATCGGTACCCTTAAAGCTCTGGTTCGCCTCTGCTTACCGCAGTAAAACTGATGAAAGAGATAGGCATTATCACGAATTTGAAGACTGGCAATTCGACTGGCTACTCGAAAAAGCAGGCTGGCATATTAAAAAACGTGAAAAATTTACCAATCCAGTTAAAAAGATAGGCATTAGACCCATTTTAAGACGATTTACTCCCCGATACTATTTAGTTTATGCCGAACGTTTATCATGA
- a CDS encoding ABC transporter ATP-binding protein, translating into MIKVENIRKRFGEEEILKGITTVFEKGKTNLIIGQSGSGKTVLLKCLLGLFKPEEGRIYYEENAIQDMDEEQQRELREDIGMLFQGGALFDSMTIEENIMFPLRMFTKQRKSEMLSRVNEVLARVNLEGVNKKYPAEISGGMQKRVSIARAIVNNPKYLFCDEPNSGLDPKTATVIDNLIQEITHEYNITTVVVSHDMNSVMEIGENIVFLKHGKLVWQGSNHDIFKTDNEDVTDFVYSSDLFKKIREVQLKEE; encoded by the coding sequence ATGATAAAAGTAGAGAACATAAGAAAACGTTTTGGAGAAGAAGAAATTCTGAAAGGGATCACTACGGTTTTTGAAAAGGGAAAAACAAACCTTATCATCGGTCAGAGTGGTAGTGGAAAAACTGTACTGCTAAAATGTTTATTGGGTCTTTTCAAACCTGAAGAGGGACGTATTTATTATGAGGAAAATGCCATACAGGATATGGACGAAGAGCAGCAACGGGAGCTAAGAGAAGATATAGGCATGCTTTTTCAGGGTGGTGCCCTTTTTGACTCTATGACTATTGAAGAGAATATTATGTTTCCATTACGTATGTTCACAAAACAACGTAAAAGTGAAATGCTTTCCCGAGTGAACGAAGTGCTTGCAAGGGTAAATCTGGAAGGAGTAAATAAAAAATATCCTGCCGAAATCTCCGGAGGAATGCAGAAACGGGTCTCCATTGCAAGAGCGATAGTAAATAACCCCAAATATCTGTTTTGTGATGAGCCAAACTCCGGGCTGGATCCTAAAACCGCAACAGTAATCGATAATCTTATTCAAGAGATTACACACGAATACAATATTACAACGGTGGTAGTGTCACATGATATGAATTCGGTTATGGAAATTGGCGAGAACATTGTCTTTCTAAAACACGGAAAACTAGTATGGCAAGGGTCCAACCATGACATCTTTAAAACCGATAACGAAGATGTTACAGATTTTGTGTATTCATCAGACTTGTTTAAAAAAATTAGGGAAGTCCAGTTAAAGGAGGAGTAA
- the gcvP gene encoding aminomethyl-transferring glycine dehydrogenase gives MNTDSFAIRHIGPRRTDLPKMLKTVGVDSLDQLISETIPDDIRLKEELNLDEPLSEQEYLEHITQLSTLNRVFKTYIGLGYHQSITPPVIQRNILENPGWYTAYTPYQAEIAQGRLEALLNFQTMVTDLTGMELANASLLDEATAAAEAMALLFAVREREQKKNNATKFFVSEEILPQTLSLLQTRSMPLGIELVIGDHETFDFSSEFFGALLQYPGKTGKVYNYKDFIKSAKEAQIKVAVAADILSLVKLEAPGNFGVDVVVGTTQRFGIPLGYGGPHAAYFATKEEYKRNIPGRIIGVTKDTDGNRALRMALQTREQHIKRDKATSNICTAQVLLAVMAGMYGVYHGPNGLKYIASKVHNSAVTLATVLEQMGFTQANETYFDTIAIKTNTDYVKPLAESKEINFYYPDSETVSISINETTTLKDLNAIVSVFAEADNTDAIHISELLTGNKIPEEVARKTDFLTNEVFNSYHSETELMRYIKRLERKDLALNHSMISLGSCTMKLNAAAEMLPLSDPQWGNMHPFAPTYQAGGYQQMLRKLENQLTEITGFAGTSLQPNSGAQGEYAGLMVIRAYHESKGEGHRNICLIPSSAHGTNPASAVMAGMKVVVTKASDDGNIDVDDLRQKATEHKNELAALMVTYPSTHGVYESAIKEITSIIHENGGQVYMDGANMNAQVALTNPGAIGADVCHLNLHKTFAIPHGGGGPGVGPICVASQLVPFLPGNPVIATGGEHAITAISAAPWGSSLACIISYAYISMLGTAGLKKSTEYAILNANYIKQRLKGSFDVLYAGERGRAAHEMIIDCRPFKSNGIEVTDIAKRLMDYGFHAPTVSFPVAGTMMIEPTESESLEELDRFCDAMISIRKEIDAADKDEPNNVLKNAPHTQQMLTGDEWELPYTRKQAAFPLDYLNDNKFWPSVRRVDDAYGDRNLICTCEPIEAYMEV, from the coding sequence ATGAATACAGATTCTTTTGCCATTAGACATATTGGTCCGCGTAGAACCGACCTTCCAAAAATGCTAAAAACGGTTGGTGTTGATTCGCTGGATCAACTTATTTCTGAAACCATTCCCGATGATATTCGCCTGAAGGAAGAATTAAACCTGGACGAACCTCTAAGTGAGCAGGAGTATCTGGAGCACATTACACAATTATCTACGTTAAACAGGGTTTTTAAAACTTATATTGGGTTAGGCTATCATCAATCCATTACACCACCCGTAATCCAACGGAATATCCTTGAAAATCCGGGATGGTATACCGCCTATACGCCGTATCAGGCCGAGATCGCTCAAGGACGTTTGGAGGCATTGTTAAACTTCCAAACCATGGTAACCGATCTTACCGGTATGGAATTGGCTAATGCATCATTACTGGATGAAGCAACTGCTGCCGCCGAAGCCATGGCATTGTTATTTGCAGTTAGAGAACGTGAGCAGAAGAAGAACAATGCCACCAAGTTTTTTGTTTCTGAAGAAATCCTTCCCCAAACATTATCGCTTTTACAGACACGATCTATGCCGCTGGGAATTGAACTGGTAATAGGAGATCATGAAACATTTGATTTCTCCTCTGAATTTTTTGGAGCACTCTTGCAGTATCCCGGTAAAACCGGAAAGGTCTATAACTATAAAGATTTTATAAAGTCGGCCAAAGAGGCTCAAATAAAAGTGGCGGTGGCGGCTGATATTTTAAGCCTTGTAAAACTGGAAGCTCCGGGAAATTTTGGAGTGGATGTGGTAGTGGGTACTACGCAACGATTTGGAATTCCATTAGGCTACGGTGGACCACATGCAGCCTATTTTGCCACCAAAGAAGAATATAAAAGAAATATCCCTGGTAGAATTATTGGGGTGACCAAAGACACCGATGGAAACCGTGCGCTAAGGATGGCGCTGCAGACCCGCGAGCAACATATAAAAAGGGATAAAGCAACCTCAAATATTTGCACAGCACAGGTTTTGCTCGCTGTTATGGCGGGCATGTACGGAGTGTATCACGGTCCCAACGGACTTAAATACATTGCGTCGAAGGTGCATAATTCGGCAGTGACCCTGGCTACTGTATTGGAGCAAATGGGCTTTACCCAGGCCAATGAAACTTATTTTGACACTATCGCGATCAAAACCAATACAGATTACGTAAAACCTCTGGCCGAGAGCAAGGAAATAAACTTTTATTACCCTGATTCTGAAACGGTTTCCATTTCAATTAATGAAACTACAACTTTAAAAGATCTTAACGCGATTGTATCTGTTTTTGCTGAAGCAGACAATACCGATGCCATTCACATTTCTGAATTGCTCACCGGAAATAAAATCCCTGAGGAAGTAGCGAGAAAAACTGATTTCCTCACCAACGAGGTATTTAACAGTTATCATAGTGAAACTGAGCTCATGCGTTATATAAAGCGATTAGAGCGCAAGGATCTTGCTCTGAATCATTCCATGATCTCCTTAGGATCGTGTACGATGAAATTAAATGCTGCGGCAGAGATGTTACCCTTAAGCGATCCGCAATGGGGAAATATGCATCCTTTTGCTCCTACGTATCAGGCAGGAGGCTATCAGCAGATGCTTAGAAAACTGGAGAACCAATTGACTGAGATCACCGGCTTTGCAGGAACATCATTGCAACCCAATTCGGGTGCGCAAGGAGAGTATGCAGGACTTATGGTGATTAGAGCATACCATGAAAGCAAAGGAGAAGGGCATCGAAATATTTGTCTTATTCCTTCGTCGGCGCATGGCACCAATCCCGCAAGTGCTGTTATGGCAGGTATGAAAGTAGTAGTTACGAAGGCCAGTGACGATGGAAATATCGATGTGGACGATCTGCGCCAAAAGGCCACCGAACACAAAAACGAACTAGCAGCTCTTATGGTGACCTATCCTTCGACTCACGGTGTTTATGAAAGCGCCATTAAAGAAATAACGAGTATCATTCACGAAAATGGTGGACAAGTCTATATGGATGGCGCAAATATGAATGCGCAAGTTGCTCTTACGAATCCGGGGGCAATAGGGGCCGATGTTTGTCATTTAAACCTTCATAAAACCTTTGCCATTCCTCATGGAGGAGGTGGACCCGGGGTAGGTCCAATATGTGTAGCGAGTCAGTTAGTACCCTTTTTACCAGGTAATCCTGTGATCGCCACCGGAGGTGAACACGCTATCACGGCAATTTCGGCGGCACCCTGGGGGAGTTCCTTAGCCTGTATTATTAGTTATGCCTACATCAGTATGCTAGGTACCGCCGGATTAAAGAAATCTACAGAATACGCCATATTGAACGCCAATTATATCAAGCAAAGATTAAAAGGAAGTTTCGATGTGTTGTATGCAGGAGAACGCGGACGAGCGGCGCATGAGATGATCATTGATTGCCGACCGTTTAAATCAAATGGAATAGAAGTAACCGATATAGCAAAACGATTGATGGATTATGGGTTTCATGCGCCTACGGTGTCATTTCCCGTTGCCGGAACCATGATGATAGAACCTACAGAAAGTGAAAGCCTGGAGGAACTGGATCGTTTTTGCGATGCTATGATCTCTATCAGAAAAGAGATAGACGCAGCAGATAAAGATGAGCCGAACAATGTATTAAAAAATGCTCCTCACACCCAACAAATGTTGACCGGAGATGAATGGGAATTACCATACACACGTAAGCAGGCAGCGTTTCCGCTAGATTATTTGAATGACAATAAATTTTGGCCCTCTGTTCGTCGGGTAGATGATGCCTATGGTGACAGAAACCTTATCTGTACTTGTGAGCCAATTGAGGCGTATATGGAAGTTTAA
- a CDS encoding 3-oxoacyl-ACP synthase III family protein, translating into MGVTITGIGSYIPSGVASNSSFENHNFYNEDGSPFGYKNDVIIEKFKAITGIAERRYIKDDLTTSDIAFFAAEKAIADAAIDKETLDYIIVAHNYGDVKHGTHQSDTVPSVASRVKHHLKIKNPKCVGYDVLFGCPGWVEGMIQANAFIKSGIAKKCLVIGAESLSRVIDQHDRDSMIYSDGAGATVVEATDSESGILSHTSATYTYDEAHFIYFGESNNQELNDARKYIKMYGRKIYEFALNNVPNAMKECLDKSGAGIKDLKKIFIHQANEKMDEAIMKRFYKLYDETPPDHIMPMTINKLGNSSVATVPTLLDLVTKGKMEHQSIAKGDIVIFASVGAGMNINAIVYRV; encoded by the coding sequence ATGGGTGTTACAATCACAGGCATAGGAAGTTATATTCCCAGTGGCGTTGCCAGCAATTCGTCTTTTGAAAATCACAACTTTTACAATGAGGACGGATCGCCTTTTGGCTATAAGAATGATGTTATTATAGAAAAATTCAAGGCCATAACCGGTATTGCTGAAAGAAGGTACATCAAGGACGATCTCACAACTTCAGACATTGCATTTTTTGCTGCCGAAAAGGCTATCGCCGATGCAGCAATCGACAAAGAAACACTAGATTACATAATAGTGGCCCACAACTACGGTGATGTAAAACACGGAACCCATCAAAGTGATACGGTTCCAAGTGTGGCTTCAAGAGTAAAACACCATCTTAAAATTAAAAACCCGAAATGTGTAGGGTATGATGTGCTATTCGGATGCCCAGGTTGGGTGGAAGGAATGATACAGGCAAATGCTTTTATTAAGAGTGGAATTGCTAAAAAATGTCTTGTTATTGGAGCCGAATCGCTATCTCGGGTTATTGACCAACATGACAGGGATTCTATGATCTATAGTGATGGAGCCGGAGCTACAGTTGTGGAGGCCACCGACAGTGAAAGTGGGATATTGAGCCATACAAGTGCTACCTACACCTACGATGAAGCACATTTTATCTATTTCGGTGAATCGAATAATCAGGAATTGAATGATGCCCGAAAGTATATTAAAATGTATGGGCGAAAGATCTACGAATTCGCATTGAACAACGTTCCAAATGCTATGAAGGAATGCCTTGATAAAAGTGGCGCAGGAATTAAGGATCTTAAAAAGATTTTTATTCATCAGGCGAATGAAAAAATGGACGAAGCGATCATGAAGCGATTTTATAAACTTTATGATGAAACTCCACCGGACCATATCATGCCGATGACCATAAATAAACTCGGTAATTCCAGTGTTGCCACCGTGCCAACATTATTGGACTTGGTAACAAAAGGGAAGATGGAGCACCAGAGCATCGCCAAAGGTGATATAGTTATCTTTGCAAGCGTTGGTGCCGGGATGAACATAAACGCAATTGTTTACAGGGTCTAA
- a CDS encoding sigma-70 family RNA polymerase sigma factor, whose amino-acid sequence MAENILNPEVWVDRYSDYLYNYTIVRVNDHVVAQDLISETFLAGLKSKKNFKGEASERTWLISILKRKIIDHYRKINSNKGKAEVRMTYTSEDAEGDWLEERVSDPFDKTAEDTMVNEELGLAILECMEGLSEKQAAIFKMKTIDGFDTETICNEFNITPSNLWVIIHRARTAMAECLEKNWF is encoded by the coding sequence ATGGCCGAGAATATTTTAAATCCTGAAGTTTGGGTAGATCGTTACTCAGATTACCTTTACAATTACACCATTGTTCGGGTAAACGATCACGTTGTGGCTCAGGATCTTATTTCTGAAACTTTTCTGGCCGGATTAAAATCCAAGAAGAACTTTAAGGGGGAAGCATCTGAACGCACCTGGCTTATCTCCATTCTGAAACGCAAGATCATAGATCATTATCGTAAGATAAACTCCAACAAAGGAAAGGCCGAAGTGAGAATGACTTATACGAGTGAAGATGCAGAGGGAGATTGGCTGGAGGAACGGGTAAGTGATCCTTTCGATAAAACAGCCGAAGACACTATGGTTAATGAAGAGTTAGGGCTGGCAATCTTGGAATGTATGGAAGGGTTAAGTGAAAAACAGGCTGCAATTTTTAAGATGAAGACCATTGATGGATTCGATACAGAAACCATATGTAATGAATTTAATATCACACCGTCTAACCTTTGGGTAATCATCCACAGAGCGAGAACAGCTATGGCGGAATGCCTTGAAAAAAACTGGTTTTAG
- a CDS encoding glycosyltransferase family 2 protein: protein MKIAVVIPAHNEAKYLAKTLKSLVEQSVQPEQLIVVNDSSTDKTQSIIDSFSERYPFIQSVQTNAGTEHSPGNKIINAFNHGFKLVRKDYEIICKFDADLIFPKDYLKSISTIFETNKRCGMAGGFCYIKRDNQWQLEALTNTDHIRGALKAYRKECFEKIGRLKNDMGWDTVDELLAKYHGWDVITDESLHVKHLKPTGVNYSAEARFKQGEAFYKMRYGYLLTTIASAKLALRKRNINFFFDCIKGYRKAKTENLSFIVSEAEGAFIRKYRWIGIKKRMGLN from the coding sequence ATGAAAATCGCTGTTGTAATACCTGCGCACAATGAAGCTAAATATCTGGCTAAAACACTAAAATCCTTAGTCGAACAATCTGTACAACCTGAGCAGCTTATTGTTGTAAATGATTCTTCTACAGACAAAACACAATCGATAATCGATTCATTCTCCGAAAGATATCCTTTTATTCAATCAGTACAAACGAATGCCGGAACTGAACATAGTCCCGGTAATAAAATTATTAATGCATTTAATCATGGTTTTAAGTTGGTAAGAAAAGACTATGAAATTATTTGCAAATTTGATGCTGATCTTATTTTCCCCAAAGACTACTTAAAGTCAATATCAACCATCTTTGAAACAAATAAGCGATGTGGAATGGCCGGTGGTTTCTGCTACATTAAAAGGGATAACCAATGGCAACTCGAAGCACTAACCAATACCGATCATATTCGTGGGGCTTTAAAGGCGTATAGAAAGGAGTGTTTTGAAAAGATTGGCCGACTAAAAAATGATATGGGCTGGGATACGGTTGACGAATTGCTAGCCAAATACCATGGCTGGGACGTTATAACCGATGAATCACTACACGTAAAACACCTAAAACCGACCGGAGTGAATTATTCGGCTGAAGCCCGATTTAAACAAGGTGAAGCTTTTTATAAAATGCGCTATGGTTATTTGTTGACCACAATAGCTTCAGCCAAACTTGCGCTGAGAAAACGAAATATAAATTTCTTTTTTGATTGTATAAAGGGATATCGAAAAGCTAAAACTGAGAATTTGTCTTTTATTGTTTCGGAAGCAGAGGGCGCGTTCATTCGTAAGTACCGATGGATCGGAATTAAAAAACGAATGGGTCTCAATTGA
- a CDS encoding MlaE family ABC transporter permease has translation MKYIRDIGSYFLMLKRVFSSFTKGSVIKELIFKEIDDLIIGSMGIVAFISFFVGGVIAIQTALNLENPLIPKSLIGFATRQSIILEFAPTFISIIMAGKVGSFITSSIGSMRVTEQIDALEVMGINSLNYLVFPKLAALMLYPFVIAIAMFLGIMGGFIAGVYGGFTSATEFVAGLQDSFNPFHLTYAFTKTFVFAFILATVPSWQGYFMKGGALEVGKASTNSFVWTSVLIILSNYIVTQLLLS, from the coding sequence ATGAAATATATAAGAGATATTGGTTCCTATTTTTTGATGCTCAAAAGAGTGTTCAGCAGCTTTACAAAAGGTTCTGTAATAAAGGAATTAATATTTAAGGAAATAGATGATCTCATTATTGGCTCCATGGGAATCGTTGCTTTTATTTCCTTTTTCGTTGGAGGTGTAATTGCCATACAAACAGCATTAAATCTAGAGAACCCGTTAATTCCAAAGTCGTTAATAGGATTTGCCACTAGACAATCTATTATTCTTGAGTTTGCTCCAACATTCATATCAATCATTATGGCCGGAAAAGTGGGATCCTTTATTACCTCCAGCATCGGTTCTATGCGGGTTACCGAGCAAATTGATGCCCTGGAAGTCATGGGTATTAATTCATTGAATTATCTGGTATTTCCCAAGTTAGCAGCCTTAATGCTCTATCCTTTTGTCATTGCAATTGCTATGTTTTTGGGTATAATGGGTGGTTTTATTGCCGGTGTTTACGGGGGATTTACCAGCGCAACCGAATTTGTCGCCGGTCTACAAGATTCATTCAACCCGTTTCATCTAACGTATGCCTTTACTAAAACCTTTGTATTCGCATTTATTTTGGCCACAGTACCCTCTTGGCAGGGGTATTTTATGAAAGGTGGCGCTTTGGAGGTAGGAAAAGCCAGTACCAATTCGTTTGTTTGGACCAGTGTACTTATTATTCTTTCCAATTATATTGTAACTCAACTCCTCTTAAGCTAA
- a CDS encoding alkaline phosphatase gives MKIKIFPFLFLCFSVSLVSCNSAKPLSKTYTSSERETPRNIIFLIGDGMGLSQISIANFYKEEPSNFERFPIVGLIKTSSSTHLITDSAAAATAFASGIKTFHQAVGLDNDSIPVPTIIDHLEARDFSTGLVVTKIIVHATPAAFFAHVPYRYDYEQIAPWLVDSDIDFIAGGGLNYFRKASEGKDLLSEFVKKGYGIDTTSLKSTVDKRKQLILLADEDLPWKTEGRGDFLPRATDLAISSLSTNKNGFFLMVEGSLIDTAAHDGELQYMIDEQLDFDATVGRVLDYAMTDKETLVIVTADHETGSFALSMDGYDYNKIKPTLYHGQHSATMVPVFAYGPGSELFSGVYDNTEIYHKIMQLLSN, from the coding sequence ATGAAAATTAAAATATTCCCCTTCCTATTTTTATGTTTTAGTGTATCCCTGGTTTCCTGTAATTCTGCTAAACCACTATCAAAAACGTATACATCGTCAGAAAGAGAAACACCCAGAAACATCATTTTTCTCATTGGAGACGGGATGGGGTTAAGTCAGATATCGATCGCCAATTTTTATAAGGAGGAACCATCAAATTTTGAACGATTTCCAATTGTGGGCCTTATAAAAACCTCTTCCAGTACTCATTTAATTACCGATTCGGCAGCGGCTGCAACTGCTTTTGCTTCCGGAATTAAAACCTTTCATCAAGCCGTTGGACTGGATAATGATTCTATTCCAGTCCCTACCATTATTGATCATCTGGAAGCACGCGACTTTTCCACGGGATTGGTGGTCACAAAGATCATTGTACATGCAACACCCGCGGCGTTTTTTGCACATGTGCCGTATCGATATGATTACGAGCAAATTGCCCCCTGGCTCGTTGATTCGGATATTGATTTTATTGCTGGCGGCGGTTTAAATTATTTTAGGAAAGCATCCGAAGGAAAAGACTTGCTGTCTGAATTCGTAAAAAAAGGATATGGTATTGACACTACTTCATTAAAATCCACAGTGGATAAACGAAAACAACTGATCTTATTAGCCGATGAAGATCTTCCCTGGAAAACTGAAGGAAGAGGGGATTTTCTACCCCGGGCTACCGATTTGGCTATATCAAGCTTAAGCACGAATAAGAATGGGTTTTTCCTCATGGTAGAAGGATCTTTAATTGATACCGCCGCGCACGACGGGGAGTTACAATATATGATAGATGAACAACTCGATTTCGATGCCACAGTAGGACGTGTCCTAGATTACGCTATGACAGACAAAGAAACTTTGGTTATCGTTACTGCAGATCACGAAACCGGTTCGTTTGCCTTATCAATGGATGGATATGATTACAACAAAATAAAGCCTACGCTGTATCATGGGCAACATTCGGCAACTATGGTACCGGTTTTTGCATATGGACCGGGCTCTGAATTGTTTAGCGGCGTCTATGATAATACTGAGATCTATCATAAAATAATGCAGTTGTTATCGAATTAA